A section of the Primulina eburnea isolate SZY01 chromosome 1, ASM2296580v1, whole genome shotgun sequence genome encodes:
- the LOC140813134 gene encoding histone deacetylase HDT2-like isoform X1, whose translation MEFWGVEVKSGEPLKVQPQFGKLIHISQAALGEVKDVEGAKHVPLRLKIDDKNLFLGALSAEEITQLMFDLVFEREFELSHDWKNGSVYFMGYIANDPVSDEEDLSDDFEDEPIDALQNGNIEQKLGDVKDAKTAAATKGNKKEEQPVSDEDEDDSESYSDDELAFGKLAQEDFGDLSEEDSEDDMDGSFSSEEELPKEEQQTKKRSADSPQEAPLFNKKAKTFIPNNTGNKKTVHNSIPFPPKKSWKRSS comes from the exons ATGGAGTTTTGGG gagttgaaGTCAAATCCGGTGAACCACTTAAGGTGCAACCTCAGTTTGGCAAATTGATACATATCTCCCAG GCAGCATTGGGGGAGGTGAAGGACGTGGAAGGAGCCAAGCATGTTCCCCTACGTCTGAAGATTGATGATAAGAACTTGTTTTTGGGAGCTCTTTCGGCAGAAGAAATAACTCAATTGATGTTTGACTTGGTATTTGAGAGAGAATTTGAGCTATCACACGACTGGAAAAACGGTAGCGTGTACTTCATGGGTTATATCGCCAATGATCCAGTTTCAG ACGAGGAAGATCTCTCAGATGATTTTGAGGATGAACCAATTGATGCACTTCAAAATG gcAATATCGAGCAAAAGCTTGGGGATGTGAAGGATGCTAAAACTGCTGCCGCCACCAAAGGAAACAAGAAAGAAGAGCAACCGGTCTCCGATGAAGATGAGGATGACAGTGAATCTTATTCTGATGATGAGTTGGCATTTGGCAAATTAGCACAGGAGGATTTTGGCGACCTCTCTGAAGAA GATTCTGAAGATGATATGGATGGGAGTTTTTCCAGTGAAGAAGAATTGCCAAAG GAGGAGCAGCAGACCAAGAAAAGATCAGCCGATTCTCCACAAGAAGCTCCTCTTTTTAACAAGAAAGCTAAAACTTTTATTCCTAACAATACAG GTAACAAGAAGACTGTCCATAATTCCATTCCTTTTCCTCCAAAAAAAAGTTGGAAAAGGTCCAGCTAG
- the LOC140834527 gene encoding glucomannan 4-beta-mannosyltransferase 2 — translation MAEVSENGFIPESLPGYTADMAGQIGLLWELIKAPLIVPLLRISVYICLAMSIMVFMERLYMGVVIILVKLFWKKPEKRYKWEPMKDDLEMGNGAFPMVLVQIPMFNEKEVYKISIGAACNLSWPTDRLVIQVLDDSTDLVIKDMVEKECIRWASKGINIRYQIRETRGGYKAGALKEGLKHDYVKECDFVVIFDADFRPEPDFLRRSVPFLIHNPDIALVQGRWRFVNADECLLTRMQEMSLDYHFTVEQEVGSSTHAFFGFNGTGGIWRIAAINEAGGWKDRTTVEDMDLAIRAGLKGWKFVYLGDLQVKSELPSTFKAFRFQQHRWSCGPANLFRKMVLDIVLNRKVSLYKKFYVIYSFFFVRKIVAHFFTFFFYCVVLPLSILVPEVDVPKWGAIYIPCIITALNSVGTPRSFHLLFYWVLFENVMSFHRTKATFIGLLEAKRVNEWVVTEKLGDALKNKSNSKTAAPKKQLFKFLGDRIQLHELGFAGFLFVCGCYDFLYGKNCYFIYLFLQVITFTIAGFGYIGTIVPSS, via the exons ATGGCTGAAGTCTCCGAGAACGGTTTTATACCAGAATCATTACCGGGATACACGGCAGACATGGCGGGTCAGATTGGTCTTTTATGGGAGCTGATCAAAGCGCCATTGATTGTTCCCTTGCTGAGAATCTCTGTGTACATCTGTCTGGCAATGTCAATCATGGTTTTCATGGAGAGGCTTTATATGGGAGTCGTTATCATTCTCGTGAAGCTTTTCTGGAAAAAGCCTGAGAAAAGATACAAATGGGAGCCGATGAAAGATGATTTGGAGATGGGAAATGGCGCTTTCCCTATGGTTCTTGTTCAGATCCCTATGTTCAACGAGAAAGAG GTTTACAAGATCTCCATTGGAGCGGCGTGTAATCTTTCATGGCCTACTGATAGGCTGGTGATTCAAGTTCTGGATGATTCCACTGATCTTGTCATCAAG GATATGGTAGAGAAAGAATGCATAAGGTGGGCAAGTAAAGGCATTAATATCAGATACCAAATTAGAGAGACTAGGGGAGGTTACAAAGCCGGAGCACTTAAAGAAGGCTTGAAACACGATTACGTCAAAGAATGCGACTTTGTCGTTATTTTCGACGCCGATTTCCGACCCGAGCCCGACTTTCTCCGGCGGTCTGTTCCTTTCCTGATTCACAACCCCGATATCGCCCTTGTGCAAGGCCGTTGGAGGTTCG TGAATGCGGACGAATGCTTGTTGACAAGAATGCAAGAGATGTCATTGGACTACCATTTTACAGTTGAGCAAGAAGTGGGATCTTCCACTCATGCCTTCTTTGGCTTTAATG GAACTGGAGGAATATGGAGGATTGCGGCGATAAATGAGGCAGGAGGGTGGAAAGATAGAACCACGGTGGAAGACATGGATCTTGCTATTCGAGCTGGTCTCAAGGGTTGGAAATTTGTCTACTTGGGAGACCTCCAG GTTAAAAGTGAGCTTCCGAGTACTTTTAAAGCCTTCCGATTCCAGCAGCACAGATGGTCTTGCGGTCCAGCAAATTTATTCAGAAAAATGGTGCTAGATATTGTGTTGAACAGG AAAGTTTCGTTGTACAAGAAGTTTTATGTGATCTATAGCTTCTTCTTCGTCCGAAAGATCGTCGCCCACTTCTTCACGTTCTTCTTTTATTGCGTGGTTTTACCATTGTCAATTCTAGTCCCTGAAGTCGACGTCCCTAAATGGGGAGCCATTTACATTCCATGCATCATAACGGCCCTCAACTCAGTCGGAACTCCAAG GTCATTCCATTTGCTGTTCTATTGGGTTCTTTTTGAGAATGTGATGTCGTTTCACCGGACCAAGGCCACATTCATCGGGTTATTGGAGGCAAAGCGAGTTAACGAATGGGTAGTCACTGAAAAACTTGGTGATGCGCTTAAGAACAAATCCAATAGTAAAACAGCTGCACCAAAGAAACAGCTGTTTAAATTTCTCGGAGATCG AATACAGCTGCACGAACTGGGATTCGCCGGGTTTCTTTTCGTCTGTGGGTGCTACGACTTCTTGTATGGAAAGAACTGCTATTTCATATACTTATTCCTTCAAGTCATCACTTTTACCATTGCAGGATTCGGGTACATTGGCACCATAGTCCCAAGTTCTTGA
- the LOC140813134 gene encoding histone deacetylase HDT2-like isoform X2 — MEFWGVEVKSGEPLKVQPQFGKLIHISQAALGEVKDVEGAKHVPLRLKIDDKNLFLGALSAEEITQLMFDLVFEREFELSHDWKNGSVYFMGYIANDPVSDEEDLSDDFEDEPIDALQNGNIEQKLGDVKDAKTAAATKGNKKEEQPVSDEDEDDSESYSDDELAFGKLAQEDFGDLSEEDSEDDMDGSFSSEEELPKEQQTKKRSADSPQEAPLFNKKAKTFIPNNTGNKKTVHNSIPFPPKKSWKRSS, encoded by the exons ATGGAGTTTTGGG gagttgaaGTCAAATCCGGTGAACCACTTAAGGTGCAACCTCAGTTTGGCAAATTGATACATATCTCCCAG GCAGCATTGGGGGAGGTGAAGGACGTGGAAGGAGCCAAGCATGTTCCCCTACGTCTGAAGATTGATGATAAGAACTTGTTTTTGGGAGCTCTTTCGGCAGAAGAAATAACTCAATTGATGTTTGACTTGGTATTTGAGAGAGAATTTGAGCTATCACACGACTGGAAAAACGGTAGCGTGTACTTCATGGGTTATATCGCCAATGATCCAGTTTCAG ACGAGGAAGATCTCTCAGATGATTTTGAGGATGAACCAATTGATGCACTTCAAAATG gcAATATCGAGCAAAAGCTTGGGGATGTGAAGGATGCTAAAACTGCTGCCGCCACCAAAGGAAACAAGAAAGAAGAGCAACCGGTCTCCGATGAAGATGAGGATGACAGTGAATCTTATTCTGATGATGAGTTGGCATTTGGCAAATTAGCACAGGAGGATTTTGGCGACCTCTCTGAAGAA GATTCTGAAGATGATATGGATGGGAGTTTTTCCAGTGAAGAAGAATTGCCAAAG GAGCAGCAGACCAAGAAAAGATCAGCCGATTCTCCACAAGAAGCTCCTCTTTTTAACAAGAAAGCTAAAACTTTTATTCCTAACAATACAG GTAACAAGAAGACTGTCCATAATTCCATTCCTTTTCCTCCAAAAAAAAGTTGGAAAAGGTCCAGCTAG